The following are encoded in a window of Fretibacter rubidus genomic DNA:
- a CDS encoding DUF3035 domain-containing protein: protein MRRILTLTTLAIACGSMTACQTATKRLGLTTSAPNEFNILTKPPLVIPPEYNLRPPQVGASSAENNYSQEAARKALIGDVDAAEPSRGEIVLMTKAGVGRANQEIRIEIDGQNSVERKSDGFTSRVMFWENGSVKTPDGSQLDAESEARRLESITSATGGAPVKITRKPGGAKLPGL, encoded by the coding sequence ATGCGCCGTATTCTTACACTGACCACATTGGCCATTGCTTGCGGGTCGATGACGGCTTGTCAAACCGCGACAAAGCGCCTTGGCCTAACGACATCTGCGCCGAATGAATTTAACATTCTGACCAAGCCGCCACTTGTTATTCCGCCTGAATATAATCTGCGCCCGCCGCAAGTCGGCGCATCCAGCGCAGAGAACAACTACTCTCAAGAGGCTGCGCGCAAGGCCCTTATCGGGGATGTTGATGCGGCGGAACCGTCCCGCGGCGAGATTGTCCTGATGACCAAAGCAGGTGTTGGTCGCGCCAATCAAGAAATCCGCATTGAGATCGACGGCCAAAATAGCGTTGAGCGTAAATCAGACGGCTTTACTAGCCGCGTGATGTTTTGGGAAAACGGCAGTGTCAAAACACCAGACGGATCGCAGTTAGACGCTGAATCCGAAGCGCGCCGTTTGGAGTCGATCACATCAGCTACGGGCGGTGCGCCTGTGAAGATTACGCGTAAACCAGGGGGTGCAAAGCTCCCGGGGCTATAG
- a CDS encoding RHS repeat-associated core domain-containing protein: MVDNRSFSGFNDTGDENTKCSDNSKCVTGVVSSAGARIRNLGAGKNFYWKVRANNTGWSRTYSFTTADDTPTPQINSFSPSSLTASNSAQNITLNGSGFTRDTVIRWQNGSASGTLTSSQVSYSSASRLVANFRTTLNGTGTWYFTPSNGDKTGSRASFQVNAPADDTPTPQINSFSPSSLTASNSAQNITLNGSGFTRDTVIRWQNGSASGTLTSSQVSYSSASRLVANFRTTLNGTGTWYFTPSNGDKTGSRASFQVNAPADDTPTPQINSFSPSSLTASNSAQNITLNGSGFTRDTVIRWQNGSASGTLTSSQVSYSSASRLVANFRTTLNGTGTWYFTPSNGDKTGSRASFQVNAPADDTPTPQINSFSPSSLTASNSAQNITLNGSGFTRDTVIRWQNGSASGTLTSSQVSYSSASRLVANFRTTLNGTGTWYFTPSNGDKTGSRASFQVNAPADDTPTPQINSFSPSSLTASNSAQNITLNGSGFTRDTVIRWQNGSASGTLTSSQVSYSSASRLVANFRTTLNGTGTWYFTPSNGDKTGSRASFQVNAPADDTPTPQINSFSPSSLTASNSAQNITLNGSGFTRDTVIRWQNGSASGTLTSSQVSYSSASRLVANFRTTLNGTGTWYFTPSNGDKTGSRASFQVNAPADDTPTPQINSFSPSSLTASNSAQNITLNGSGFTRDTVIRWQNGSASGTLTSSQVSYSSASRLVANFRTTLNGTGTWYFTPSNGDKTGSRASFQVNAPADDTPTPQINSFSPSSLTASNSAQNITLNGSGFTRDTVIRWQNGSASGTLTSSQVSYSSASRLVANFRTTLNGTGTWYFTPSNGDKTGSRASFQVNAPADDTPTPQINSFSPSSLTASNSAQNITLNGSGFTRDTVIRWQNGSASGTLTSSQVSYSSASRLVANFRTTLNGTGTWYFTPSNGDKTGSRASFQVNAPADDTDTPFLSVYKSGEGRIFTTPMGIECGSVCGKFFPKGQRIQLTGTPDNGWEFVRWDGNSNCAANLSCSFDLDDDVEITAVFQQKMSTETTPKLVNFYPKSIELGKTTEIVLEGSNLSAQLVANVQGTQEYCNVLSSSSITVTLTCKPIEAGEKLFYIKDRKGGATISGTRNWRINVTRPANSAPSVWVDDGYKKYTLVNQPYYVTAKSWDAERNLRSIQVDWLANGNWNRTALVDKPSGEDILFSYTPTSTGVLKFRFRATDETNQTTISDTYRIQVQPRPEPIEVASTEEVPPPTGFASGGFTKEKSPEQCVANPITPVNGAKIETRTLLTANGVVPLSFDIHYNSLIRATGSLGVGWDFANAQAARIVEDGEYAVIEWSRNKAHVYTANGDGSYTAQSHACRLDTLTKQDDGLFRVERSDRKVYYFDEFNFLRRVENEIGQGIDYSYNARSQLIKIQEPTSGNYIQYSYDNVGYLQRVSTRGGQSVELRYVDGRLAGIVHADKTVEEFTYTELDQLKTRSLNGKVITTTNYDEFGRASNQDDALTTNSKIAFEYIEGVDTITTKIMDRNSKQKSMIFDEDYKLLKETNAIGEIKAYEYNEDGRPVKITDGNGNVTNVAYNQYGDITRLETPDGAVEIREYDERRNLMKVIDALGQSSAFTYDADNNLLTSQDELGNITRRTYNANNQITSETTPEGRRAQYSYTNGLLTRVTNAAGNSRRLIYDNDGRLTSESDFKNNTTRYELDGLGRKLRETDPLGNRQSWRYDARGNITRYEDANGIKTDYVYNLEGELLTKTITDNTIQSVWRYKYDGESRLIEEIDPNGNTTSFERDELGRVVKVTDALGDTMRYLYDANGNRTQERDAYDQVKVLSYDEMNRVVRQDDALKHQTLFTYDALSRKTVTQDALSRKYESSYDKASRLVSLKHPGDLTAKQGFDNDGQLTSVTTPKNETRNLSLDQNARLNVETTADSVLLQYSYDQNDLVSMMRNGRGQSTTYGYDEASRLTSKQDEVASVSYGYDKNGNVLTVTENSKTIERQFDGFNRVTQYREDTAKENRTRYDFDVAGNLTRISYPHTSDNNGAGFPIDYTYDALNRVKTVSAFKAGLFAANYSYDKKGRIIKMVRGNGTVLTMKYDAADRLIESLDKTADGIVILKQNYAYDALGRLTDESILPESSPPADMLKDFAMTYGLDNRLQSQNGLNYQFDGDGNILAANDNDLTYNARNQLISAGEYSYQYNAEGHRTSYSRTVNGQTRETRFLVSPDNMGLVKVLRMVPETGSTSLDFIYGPNGLVAQYNRGIGHLYFHYDYRGSVRAVTDKDGKVVDRYGYTPYGQRYALDGNAGWDTPFGYNGRDGVITDPNDLIYMRARYYSPALRRFLNKDPLRGDIESLASLNRYAYVGGDPINAVDPSGELVQLQWHTVAGGFQHTLIKITPENQDRFADSNYNFIRNSNGELYLTLGAGPTSRTPAAKLQNGINRPRDISEPKNGTLNLEYGDYDYECEGAFIDALLSNHTSYINRSVTYDLFASNIGNRKWWRPDDGYNSNSYTYTLLRRSNVDNIIVNDPAKVPGWGVYIPDNNYR, translated from the coding sequence TTGGTTGATAATCGATCTTTTTCTGGATTTAACGACACGGGCGATGAAAACACAAAATGTTCAGACAATAGTAAATGCGTTACAGGGGTTGTTTCTTCTGCTGGTGCAAGAATTAGAAATCTTGGAGCTGGTAAAAATTTTTACTGGAAAGTAAGAGCAAACAATACTGGTTGGTCTCGTACTTACTCTTTTACTACAGCCGATGATACACCGACGCCGCAGATTAATTCCTTTAGCCCGTCGAGTTTAACGGCGAGCAACTCGGCTCAGAACATCACGTTAAATGGCAGCGGCTTTACGCGCGATACGGTTATTCGCTGGCAAAATGGTAGCGCGAGCGGGACATTGACATCTAGCCAAGTGAGCTACTCGAGTGCATCGCGTCTTGTAGCTAATTTCCGTACAACATTGAACGGCACGGGGACATGGTATTTCACGCCGAGCAATGGCGATAAGACAGGGTCTCGCGCGAGCTTTCAGGTGAATGCGCCAGCCGATGATACACCGACGCCGCAGATTAATTCCTTTAGCCCGTCGAGTTTAACGGCGAGCAACTCGGCTCAGAACATCACATTAAATGGCAGCGGCTTTACGCGCGATACGGTTATTCGCTGGCAAAATGGTAGCGCGAGCGGGACATTGACATCTAGCCAAGTGAGCTACTCGAGTGCATCGCGTCTTGTAGCTAATTTCCGTACAACATTGAACGGCACGGGGACATGGTATTTCACGCCGAGCAATGGCGATAAGACAGGGTCTCGCGCGAGCTTTCAGGTGAATGCGCCAGCCGATGATACACCGACGCCGCAGATTAATTCCTTTAGCCCGTCGAGTTTAACGGCGAGCAACTCGGCTCAGAACATCACATTAAATGGCAGCGGCTTTACGCGCGATACGGTTATTCGCTGGCAAAATGGTAGCGCGAGCGGGACATTGACATCTAGCCAAGTGAGCTACTCGAGTGCATCGCGTCTTGTAGCTAATTTCCGTACAACATTGAACGGCACGGGGACATGGTATTTCACGCCGAGCAATGGCGATAAGACAGGGTCTCGCGCGAGCTTTCAGGTGAATGCGCCAGCCGATGATACACCGACGCCGCAGATTAATTCCTTTAGCCCGTCGAGTTTAACGGCGAGCAACTCGGCTCAGAACATCACATTAAATGGCAGCGGCTTTACGCGCGATACGGTTATTCGCTGGCAAAATGGTAGCGCGAGCGGGACATTGACATCTAGCCAAGTGAGCTACTCGAGTGCATCGCGTCTTGTAGCTAATTTCCGTACAACATTGAACGGCACGGGGACATGGTATTTCACGCCGAGCAATGGCGATAAGACAGGGTCTCGCGCGAGCTTTCAGGTGAATGCGCCAGCCGATGATACACCGACGCCGCAGATTAATTCCTTTAGCCCGTCGAGTTTAACGGCGAGCAACTCGGCTCAGAACATCACATTAAATGGCAGCGGCTTTACGCGCGATACGGTTATTCGCTGGCAAAATGGTAGCGCGAGCGGGACATTGACATCTAGCCAAGTGAGCTACTCGAGTGCATCGCGTCTTGTAGCTAATTTCCGTACAACATTGAACGGCACGGGGACATGGTATTTCACGCCGAGCAATGGCGATAAGACAGGGTCTCGCGCGAGCTTTCAGGTGAATGCGCCAGCCGATGATACACCGACGCCGCAGATTAATTCCTTTAGCCCGTCGAGTTTAACGGCGAGCAACTCGGCTCAGAACATCACATTAAATGGCAGCGGCTTTACGCGCGATACGGTTATTCGCTGGCAAAATGGTAGCGCGAGCGGGACATTGACATCTAGCCAAGTGAGCTACTCGAGTGCATCGCGTCTTGTAGCTAATTTCCGTACAACATTGAACGGCACGGGGACATGGTATTTCACGCCGAGCAATGGCGATAAGACAGGGTCTCGCGCGAGCTTTCAGGTGAATGCGCCAGCCGATGATACACCGACGCCGCAGATTAATTCCTTTAGCCCGTCGAGTTTAACGGCGAGCAACTCGGCTCAGAACATCACATTAAATGGCAGCGGCTTTACGCGCGATACGGTTATTCGCTGGCAAAATGGTAGCGCGAGCGGGACATTGACATCTAGCCAAGTGAGCTACTCGAGTGCATCGCGTCTTGTAGCTAATTTCCGTACAACATTGAACGGCACGGGGACATGGTATTTCACGCCGAGCAATGGCGATAAGACAGGGTCTCGCGCGAGCTTTCAGGTGAATGCGCCAGCCGATGATACACCGACGCCGCAGATTAATTCCTTTAGCCCGTCGAGTTTAACGGCGAGCAACTCGGCTCAGAACATCACATTAAATGGCAGCGGCTTTACGCGCGATACGGTTATTCGCTGGCAAAATGGTAGCGCGAGCGGGACATTGACATCTAGCCAAGTGAGCTACTCGAGTGCATCGCGTCTTGTAGCTAATTTCCGTACAACATTGAACGGCACGGGGACATGGTATTTCACGCCGAGCAATGGCGATAAGACAGGGTCTCGCGCGAGCTTTCAGGTGAATGCGCCAGCCGATGATACACCGACGCCGCAGATTAATTCTTTTAGCCCGTCGAGTTTAACGGCGAGCAACTCGGCTCAGAACATCACATTAAATGGCAGCGGCTTTACGCGCGATACGGTTATTCGCTGGCAAAATGGTAGCGCGAGCGGGACATTGACATCTAGCCAAGTGAGCTACTCGAGTGCATCGCGTCTTGTAGCTAATTTCCGTACAACATTGAACGGCACGGGGACATGGTATTTCACGCCGAGCAATGGCGATAAGACAGGGTCTCGCGCGAGCTTTCAGGTGAATGCGCCAGCCGATGATACGGACACTCCCTTTTTATCCGTATATAAAAGTGGTGAAGGGCGTATTTTTACCACTCCAATGGGAATTGAATGCGGTAGTGTCTGTGGAAAGTTTTTTCCAAAAGGTCAGCGTATTCAACTTACAGGAACACCTGATAACGGTTGGGAGTTTGTTAGGTGGGATGGCAACTCTAATTGTGCCGCGAACCTATCTTGCTCTTTTGATCTGGATGATGACGTTGAGATTACAGCAGTGTTTCAGCAAAAAATGAGCACAGAAACAACTCCAAAATTAGTTAATTTTTACCCAAAATCTATCGAATTAGGGAAAACAACCGAGATAGTTTTAGAAGGCAGCAACCTATCGGCTCAATTGGTTGCTAATGTCCAGGGAACTCAAGAGTATTGTAATGTATTGTCGTCTTCCTCAATAACCGTAACATTGACATGCAAGCCTATTGAAGCAGGAGAAAAGCTATTTTACATTAAAGACCGAAAGGGCGGTGCAACCATTTCTGGAACAAGAAACTGGCGCATTAATGTTACTCGTCCCGCGAATTCCGCTCCTAGTGTTTGGGTTGATGATGGGTATAAGAAATACACCCTTGTGAATCAGCCATATTATGTGACGGCTAAAAGTTGGGACGCTGAACGGAATCTTCGTTCCATTCAAGTTGACTGGCTAGCGAATGGTAACTGGAATCGGACTGCCCTTGTTGACAAACCGTCTGGAGAGGATATTTTATTTTCTTACACGCCGACCTCTACGGGGGTATTGAAATTTCGGTTCCGAGCTACAGATGAAACAAACCAAACAACTATATCTGATACTTACCGAATACAGGTGCAGCCCCGACCAGAGCCTATTGAAGTAGCTTCTACTGAGGAGGTGCCGCCGCCTACTGGTTTTGCTAGTGGTGGGTTTACAAAAGAGAAGTCTCCAGAGCAATGTGTTGCCAATCCAATAACACCCGTGAATGGTGCTAAAATTGAAACTCGAACACTTCTGACAGCAAACGGTGTTGTGCCATTGAGTTTTGACATTCATTACAATTCCCTTATCAGAGCAACAGGGTCGTTAGGTGTCGGATGGGATTTTGCGAACGCCCAAGCGGCGAGAATCGTTGAAGATGGCGAGTATGCGGTGATTGAATGGTCGCGGAACAAGGCCCATGTATATACTGCGAATGGTGATGGCTCATATACCGCTCAAAGCCATGCTTGCCGCCTCGACACACTCACGAAGCAAGATGACGGCTTGTTCCGTGTTGAACGCTCAGACAGAAAAGTGTATTATTTTGACGAGTTCAATTTTCTGCGGCGAGTTGAGAACGAAATTGGGCAAGGTATCGATTATTCATACAATGCCAGAAGTCAGCTCATTAAAATTCAGGAACCCACAAGCGGTAACTATATCCAATACTCATATGATAACGTGGGCTATCTTCAACGAGTGTCTACTCGCGGAGGGCAATCTGTCGAGCTACGTTATGTAGATGGGCGGCTAGCAGGTATAGTTCATGCCGACAAAACAGTTGAAGAATTCACATACACTGAATTGGACCAGTTAAAAACACGATCTTTAAATGGCAAAGTGATTACGACTACCAATTATGACGAGTTTGGGAGAGCCTCGAATCAGGATGATGCACTGACAACAAATTCTAAGATTGCTTTCGAATACATAGAAGGAGTCGACACGATTACGACCAAAATTATGGACCGTAATAGCAAGCAAAAATCAATGATTTTTGACGAAGACTATAAACTTCTCAAAGAGACTAATGCCATCGGAGAGATTAAGGCGTACGAATATAATGAAGACGGCAGGCCTGTGAAAATTACCGATGGGAATGGAAATGTAACCAACGTCGCTTATAATCAATATGGCGATATTACGCGGCTCGAAACCCCTGACGGTGCGGTTGAAATTCGAGAGTATGATGAGAGACGTAATCTTATGAAGGTTATCGATGCGCTCGGGCAGTCATCGGCTTTCACATATGATGCGGATAACAATCTACTAACGTCCCAAGACGAACTCGGAAATATTACGCGCCGTACCTATAACGCAAATAATCAAATTACGTCTGAAACGACGCCAGAGGGCCGTAGAGCTCAATATAGCTATACGAACGGACTATTGACCCGGGTGACCAATGCAGCTGGGAATAGCCGTAGGCTGATATATGACAATGATGGAAGACTGACATCTGAATCGGACTTTAAAAATAATACTACACGATATGAATTGGATGGCCTGGGCCGTAAGTTGCGTGAAACAGACCCGCTAGGAAACCGCCAAAGCTGGCGCTATGACGCGCGGGGCAATATCACGCGCTATGAAGACGCAAACGGGATTAAAACAGATTATGTTTATAATCTTGAAGGCGAACTTCTGACGAAAACTATAACGGATAATACCATCCAAAGTGTTTGGCGTTATAAATATGATGGTGAAAGCCGCTTGATTGAGGAAATTGACCCCAATGGAAATACGACGTCTTTTGAACGTGATGAACTAGGGCGTGTTGTTAAGGTTACGGACGCATTGGGAGATACTATGAGGTATCTTTACGATGCAAATGGTAATCGTACTCAAGAACGTGATGCGTATGATCAGGTTAAAGTATTATCATATGATGAAATGAACCGCGTTGTACGGCAAGACGATGCCCTGAAGCATCAAACATTGTTCACCTATGATGCCTTGAGCCGTAAGACAGTAACGCAAGATGCTCTGTCCAGAAAGTATGAAAGCAGCTATGATAAGGCTTCACGGCTTGTCTCTTTAAAACACCCCGGTGACCTAACAGCTAAACAGGGTTTTGATAACGATGGGCAATTGACCTCAGTGACAACACCCAAAAATGAAACGCGTAATTTAAGTCTAGATCAAAACGCGCGACTAAACGTGGAGACAACTGCTGACTCGGTCTTGTTACAATACAGCTATGATCAAAACGACCTCGTTTCGATGATGCGCAATGGCCGCGGGCAATCGACAACTTATGGCTATGATGAGGCCTCCCGCTTGACGTCTAAGCAGGATGAGGTCGCAAGTGTGAGTTATGGCTATGATAAAAATGGCAATGTCCTGACTGTTACAGAAAACAGTAAAACGATAGAGCGTCAGTTTGATGGCTTTAATCGTGTCACGCAATACCGGGAAGACACAGCGAAGGAAAACCGCACGCGTTATGATTTTGATGTTGCCGGTAATTTAACCCGTATATCCTACCCGCATACAAGCGATAATAATGGGGCTGGTTTCCCTATTGATTATACTTATGATGCTCTTAACCGTGTGAAAACTGTTTCAGCTTTTAAAGCAGGTCTTTTTGCAGCGAACTACAGCTACGATAAAAAGGGCCGTATCATTAAAATGGTGCGCGGGAACGGGACCGTTCTGACCATGAAATATGATGCTGCTGACCGCTTGATCGAGAGCTTGGATAAAACCGCGGATGGTATTGTAATTTTAAAACAAAATTACGCCTATGACGCACTCGGACGGTTGACAGATGAAAGCATATTGCCGGAATCGTCCCCACCCGCTGATATGCTCAAAGACTTCGCTATGACCTATGGTCTTGATAATCGGCTGCAATCACAAAACGGTCTGAATTATCAATTTGATGGCGACGGCAATATTCTTGCGGCTAACGACAATGACTTGACGTATAATGCTCGCAACCAATTAATCTCGGCGGGTGAGTATAGTTATCAATATAACGCGGAAGGTCACCGAACATCATACTCGCGCACTGTTAATGGACAGACCCGTGAAACGCGGTTCCTTGTAAGTCCTGATAATATGGGCCTCGTGAAGGTCCTGCGTATGGTGCCTGAAACGGGGTCAACATCACTTGATTTTATCTATGGACCGAATGGTTTAGTCGCGCAATATAATCGCGGTATTGGGCATCTGTATTTTCATTACGATTACCGTGGCTCTGTTAGAGCCGTCACGGATAAAGACGGCAAAGTCGTCGACCGGTACGGCTACACGCCTTACGGGCAACGCTATGCGCTTGACGGCAATGCGGGATGGGATACGCCATTTGGATATAATGGCCGAGATGGCGTTATTACTGACCCGAATGACCTTATCTATATGCGAGCAAGGTATTATAGTCCCGCGCTACGACGCTTCCTGAATAAGGATCCACTGCGGGGTGATATTGAGAGTCTCGCTTCGTTAAATCGCTATGCATATGTCGGAGGTGATCCAATCAATGCTGTCGACCCAAGCGGGGAGTTGGTGCAATTGCAGTGGCATACTGTTGCAGGTGGTTTTCAACACACATTAATAAAAATAACTCCAGAAAATCAGGATAGATTTGCGGATAGCAATTACAATTTTATAAGAAACAGTAATGGTGAGTTATATTTGACGTTGGGGGCGGGGCCAACTTCTCGAACGCCTGCGGCAAAGTTACAAAATGGTATAAATCGTCCAAGAGACATCAGTGAACCTAAAAATGGTACCTTGAATTTAGAATATGGTGACTATGACTATGAATGTGAGGGGGCGTTCATAGATGCGTTGCTTAGCAATCATACATCATATATTAATCGATCCGTCACTTATGATTTATTTGCATCTAACATTGGGAATAGGAAATGGTGGCGACCAGATGATGGTTATAATTCCAATTCATATACATATACCTTACTTCGACGGTCTAATGTTGATAATATAATTGTAAATGACCCTGCTAAGGTTCCTGGTTGGGGTGTTTACATTCCTGATAACAATTATCGATAG
- a CDS encoding DUF6088 family protein has product MIATTIKAKIVRKGRGYVFTPSDFLNVGTRAAVNQALSRLAKKGLIRRLTHGIYDYPKISPRLGALSPKPDDVAQAVACKGGQVLSVSPAKAANLLGLTTQVPAKLVYLTNGPTRS; this is encoded by the coding sequence ATGATCGCAACGACAATCAAAGCCAAAATTGTTCGCAAGGGCAGGGGCTATGTCTTTACACCGTCTGATTTCTTGAACGTCGGAACCCGCGCCGCTGTGAATCAAGCTCTTTCCCGCTTGGCTAAGAAAGGCCTCATTCGCCGCCTGACCCATGGCATTTATGATTACCCTAAAATCAGTCCGCGCCTGGGCGCTCTATCGCCTAAGCCTGATGATGTGGCGCAAGCTGTTGCGTGCAAAGGCGGACAAGTCCTATCTGTTTCGCCCGCCAAGGCCGCAAATTTGCTAGGCTTAACAACGCAGGTTCCTGCAAAGCTGGTTTACCTGACAAACGGCCCGACGCGTTCATAG
- a CDS encoding tyrosine-type recombinase/integrase, whose translation MPIKLGAHHTSNLAKRVEKFFANQGLKKKVTPHVLRRSAAMNWLSKGMDVFHVSAMLGHEHISTTEHYLRSNLEDKEAELKRIGLNNDEFKPFKPNKGQDVFLESLMKKAHTKNIM comes from the coding sequence GTGCCTATAAAGCTAGGGGCACATCACACTTCCAATCTTGCGAAACGCGTAGAAAAATTCTTTGCTAATCAGGGCCTCAAAAAGAAAGTTACGCCGCATGTCTTAAGACGATCCGCAGCCATGAATTGGTTGAGCAAGGGAATGGACGTATTTCATGTGTCAGCGATGCTGGGACATGAGCACATCTCCACAACTGAACATTACCTTCGATCCAATCTCGAAGACAAAGAGGCCGAACTGAAACGAATTGGCCTAAATAATGATGAGTTCAAGCCTTTTAAACCTAATAAAGGCCAAGATGTGTTTTTAGAATCACTGATGAAGAAAGCCCACACTAAAAACATAATGTGA